CTTGATCCTTTTGGAGGGTGGCATCCGCCTCGGTATAGTCATAAGTGTTCCATGCCATGGTTTGTTGGGATCGGGACTCTGCCAATAGCCTAGCCTCCATGGCCTTGAGGGCTTGGTAGCGGTTTTTTTGAATCCGATAGGTTGCCATAGCCTGGGTATCTTCCAGAACAACCAGGGGGGCGTTGGCAAAGACCATCTCTCCCTCTTCAACAAGAATATGTTGAATAATACCGCCCTCCAGGTGTTGTACCGTGCGTCGGTACCCTTCTGGACTAATGGCGCCGGGTGCAATGGCCGCACTGGCAATGGGAGCTTGGGCTGACCAGCCTCCCAGCAAACCAAAAAAGAGTACAACCACCAGCACAGCCCCAAGCAGAGGTAGGCGAATAAGCTGCTTTAAATGAAGGGTGGCTGAGGCCGTTTGGTGTTCGGATGATCTCTTAAACATGGGTTGCTCCTACGGCCTGAGTAACAGCATGAGAAGAAGGTGTATTTGGGGCAGATTGGGTCGGTACCGCCACAGGGCGACGTATGGCGTTGCGATCACCGTAGCGGAGCAGACGGCCTTGATGCAAAATGGCCACTTTGTCTACCACCGCCATCAAAGCAGGGCGGTGGGTAACCACCACTACGGTTTGCCCCATGCCTTTGGCGGTTTCTATGGCTTTTACCAAAGCCGCTTCACCCTCGGCATCCAGATTGGCATTGGGTTCATCCAAGATTAGAAATTTAGGGTTGTCATAAAGGGCTCGGGCCAGACCAATACGTTGTCGTTGGCCCATGGAAAGGGGTAGGGGGTGCCCAGGGGTGATTGGGGTTTCATAGCCTTGAGGAAGCTGACGGATTAAACCATCAACCCCCGCTAACTGAGCGGCAAAGACCACTTTGGCTTCATCAAGCTTAGGGTTAAAACGGGCGATGTTCTCTTTTAAGGTTCCTGGCAGTAACTCCACGCCTTGAGGCAGATAGCCAATCCAGGCTCCCAATTGATCGGAGTTCCAGCCTGTTACCGGACGGTTGTCAAAACTCACCTGACCAGTGCTGGGTTTTGTGGCCCCAACCAACAGGCGGCAAAGGCTGCTTTTGCCACTGCCAGAAGGACCCACAATGGCCAGTACACTGCCTGCCTCAAGGGTTAGGGTCAGATCTTCCAGGATGGGGGCTTGGCCAGCCTCACGGTTTAAGGTCAATGCATCGAGCTGTATGGCACCACTTGGCTTGGGCAGAGCCATGCTATTAAGCGAGGCTTGGTTAGAAGGTAGCTTGGCCAGTTGCTGCCATGCACGGCGGGCAGAGATAAAATTACGCCAACCCCCAATCGCTTGCTCCATCGGGGCCAGACAACGACCAAGCATGATGGATGCGGCGATCATACCGCCTGCACTCAGTTCATTGCGTAAGACCAAGACAGCTCCCAAAGAGAGCACAATGATCTGAATACTCATACGAACCGCTTTGGTTGCCCCCCCCAGCAGTGCGCCACGTTCTGCTGTAACACGCTGCCAGTGGGAAGCTTCCGTCATACGGCTTATCCACTGATCTTGAATGGGCTGGGTCATGGCCATGGCTTTAACGGCATCTCCACTTTGCATGGCTGCCGTTAAAATTTGGGCATTTTCGCTTTGTAGGTTTTGTGTCCGGGCAATGCTTTGACGGCTGAGCAGCTCCGTAAGCAAGGCGATGGTGAGCAACATACCTGCCCCAATAATGGCTGCAAGACCTAACCATGGGTGCATCCAAGCTAAAATTAGAGCAAAAAAGAAGACCCACGGGGTATCGAGCAAGGCAAACAGACCGGGGCTGGACAAAAAATTTCGAATACGGCCCAGGTGTTGTAGACCATCAACGCTGGTAGGGTTTCCTTGAATGGTATGGGCAACCACTTGTTGGCTGCCCATCTGTTCCAACCAGCTGGCTGCACGGGCCATCAGGTTTTGTCTTAAGGCATCTAGAACACCCAGGGTAATTACACCCACGAGAGCTAACCCCATAAGACTGTAGAGGGTGGCATGGTGACCACTGGTTAAAACCCGGTCGAACAGTTGCATCATGTATATGGGGCTAATAAGCATCAGCAAATTAACCCCAATACTCATGCAGGCTGCCCATAAAATGGGTTTGTGTAGGGCGCGTAGCAGTTCTTGCATGGTTGGACCCCTCATCTGAGTAAAAAGGGGCTTCCTTGCCTATCATGGTTAACATCCTTGCTAACCAGGATACTTAGGTTGCTGGGGTTACCTGTGTATCCAACCCTATTTACAAGGCAGAGCTTGGGCCAACTCAGTAAAAAATATAAATATTACTAATATTACAGGTGCTTGATATTGCTAACCTGCACAACAAACAACGCGGCTGATTTACAGTCTACTGTAGTCAATCGTTTGCGCCTTAGGGTGAGGAAGAGAAATGTTCACTCTTTTCCATATGTAAATAAATGTTTACTGTAATGGTTTGTATGTGGCGATGTCTGAGCAGTTGGCGTAGAGCGTGCAACGTTTAGAAGAAGAGAGGTTATGAAGGTGTTTAACCCCATCTCTATAACTCTTAGAGGGTCAATAGATCATGGATGATATCCGGCATATTAAGCGGGAGATACCCAATGGGACTGGGTGATGGCATGAAACCGAGAGTCAGGTTACAAAGCGGAATTTTTTTGACGCTTATGCTGACCTATGGCAGCACAGCTTATGGGGTGGAAAATCCTCTAAACCAAGTCTTTTCTGAGTTATTCCCAGACCAGGAGCTTCAGAAACAGGAGTGTGAGCAGGGTGCCCAAGTGCTGGAAAATCATCACCAGCAGGTGGATCTGGCTCAAAAACGGCTGAATAGGGCAGAGCAGCACCTTCAGAGTATTCAGGCTCAAATTACTCAGTATAAAGAGCAAGAGGCTTTGGTTCAGGTGCTGGAGGATGCCCGTATTCTGTCCGAAACCCACCTTAATTCCCGGTACATGCAGCATCAGCAGGCTTTTAAAGAGATGGCCAAAGTTAAAAGCCGCTATAGCGTGCACTGTGGTGCCCTCTCTACTTCGGATGTGACCTCTCAGAATTCACAACACTCTTGGTTGCAGCATAACCGCATGGATATCGCCACTTTTGTGTCCGCAGCGGCAAAGTCGAATTCTGTCAATAAAATAGATGAAGTGCCACCTTCTGAAGAAGAGGCCCAGCTTGTTAAGGATGGGGAGAGGGGGGCGGCTCATGCTTCAACGGTTTCATCAGAGCCGTTAGAGAGTACGTACAATTCAACCACGGCTGAAGATCAAACCTTAGAGCCTGTGGTGGAAGCTTCCCCTTACCTGGGGCGTAAACTTCACACTCAACCTGCCATGCCACCTGTCTCCTATCAGTCTTTTTATATGGCTCAGTGGTTACAGCCGGCAGCAGGGGCTGCTTTAGCCCAAGTCTCTACACACGCAACGCAGCCAACTGGTTTTTCCCCACAGCCTAAGCAGGTTAAGAAAACGGTCTATCGCGCGACCCATCCGTTATCAAAAGGGTCTGCAAACCACGTTACACGTATTAAACTGAAACCTGTGCAGGTTATACGGACCAAACGGTTGGCAAGTGATTTGTCTAAGAAATTGGTTTATTTGGGGAGTTTTAGTAACCGGACGGCACTGGCAAAGATGAAGCTACAGGTAAGTAATGTGCTGGCCATTAGTCCTGATCAGTTTGTACAACGCTCTTTTTATGATGGACGCTTAACCCGTCTCTACCTAGGACCTATGCAGCAGGATATGGCTCAGCAAGCCATGCAACAGGTGGCCGGTAAGCTCTCTTTAGATCATTTAAAAATTGTCATGGAAAAACGTCTGTAGCCATTTGCACATATAGGATCAGCGGATGGGGCAATCATCCCGAACTTCAAACAGGGAGAAGAAGTTACTGTTTTTAAGGGCACCTGATACCTGAGGGGTCGGGTTGCACAGCTTGACCTTTTTAGGCTTACTACCCATCTGCTCAAACAAAACCAACAACATGCCTAATCCGGCGCTGTCTATGGTGTTGACCATATCCATGTGGATCGTACACGTATGGTTTGGTTGCAGTGTCTGTATAGACTTCATAAAGGGCTGATGTGCAAAATGATTCAGCTCTCCCTTTAGGACCAGCGCAATCTGATCCCCTTCTTCAATGCGTTGAATATCCATTACAACCTATATCGAGCTAAAAAAAGTCATCGAAATAGGGCTTGGTTGAAAAATGCTCACCAGACCCCTCTACACCCACCCATCACGATAGTTTTACTCTGTACAGCTTGCAAGCGCTTATCTTACTTTTTTATGGGTGATCGCTAAACCAACCCCATACGCATGGCGTAGCGCACCACATCAGCCGTGGTATGTAGATTAAGCTTACGCATAAGTCGTGTACGGTGGGTATCCACTGTTTTAGGGCTAATACCCAAGGTCCGTGCGATCTCTTTATTGGTTTGTCCTTCGGCGACCAGTTTAACCACCTCTTTTTCACGGGGAGATAGCTGTACGGGTAGGTCATCCAACCGCTCTAATTCATTGACTTTCTCTTCGACGACCGCACTGATAAAACGTTTGCCTGCAGCAACAGCCGCAATGGCATCCTGTAGTTCAGAAAAGGCATTATCCTTCACCACATATCCTAATGCACCGGCCTGATCAGCCTTAATCGCCAAGGTTGGATCATCATGCATGGTTAACAGTAAAAGCCGGGTAGTTAGTCCCTCAGAGACAACCTGTTTAACCACATCTAGCCCATTTAAACCGGGCATGGAGATATCCAATAAGGCGACGTCTGGTTTTAAGGAACGGATCAGTTCCAGTGCTTCATCACCACGTCCGGCTTCACCAATAATCTCAACCTCACTATGTGCACTTAACAGATGGGCCAGGCCTTGGCGAAAAATGGTGTGGTCGTCAGCCATGATGATTCGTATCATTCCGGTACCCTTACCGATATGGTGAGCCCCTTTTCAGGAGCCGTGGTAAATTGAGCGGTGCCGCCCAGGCGTTCGGCCTGTTCAGAAATAATGGAAAGTCCTAACCCTTTGGCTGTACGACGGGCCTGTTCCAGATCCATACCCACCCCATCATCCGCCACGACAAGCGTAATGCCTTCTCCTTCAACATGCTGTAGCTCCACCCGTAACGTTGTCGCCTGGGCATGTTTTAAGGCGTTGGTCAGACCCTCCTGCAGAATACGGAACAGATTGTAGGTGATCTCGGCATCTAGTCCATCAAAATTACCAGAGGCATGTAGCTCAAGCTCACCCTCCCAGTTGCGCCCTAACCGGTGACACCACCAGCGCATGGCCTCTTCCAAATTCATGCGTTCTAAAAAAGAGGGACGCAAAACAGTGGTAATATCCCGTAACTGGCCAATGGCATCTTGCAGTTCAGCTACTTCATCTTTTAAGCTGATACCTGCTTGATCGGCAGGTAGGCTTTTCATCTCTAAGCCAAGTTTAATGGCTTGAAGTGATTGACCAATGCTCTCATGCAGCAGGTTACCCAAACGTTTGCGTTCTTCAATTTCCAGCTTATTTTTTAGGTGCCTTAAAGATTCCTGCAAGGCCTTTTTTTCGGTGATATCAGTAATGCTCTCTAGTCTCGCCAACCGATTATCTACCCAGCGAATGGCCAGTACGCGAACGGCATACCAGCGCTTTTCTGAGGGATGAAAATATTCACCGGAAATACCCCGGTGGGGGTCCCCTTCAGGACCTACCAGTACGGTATCGTTGCACAAGGCATCCCTAAGCTCAGGTTCCATATGCAAAGATTGATGATGCTGAGCACAAGGTAGACTTTGCTGCCGGGTGTTGGCCATGGCATTGATAAAAAAGCTCTCATTTTGATCCAGGGTTGTCACCCGAACCATGGCATCCAGCCCATCCAAAACCGTTTGCAAACGTTGATTGGCCTGCTTTAAGGAGGCTTCATAATGGTGGCGCAGCGTGACATCCCGTGAGATCCCCTGATAGCCTTTAAAGTGCCCTTGGTTATCATAAAAGGGCACGCCATTGGTCTCTAAAATCACATGACGACCCGATTGAGCATGTAGCATGTTACTGGTAAAAACCTCAAGGGGGCGTTGACGGCTGGCTATTTCTGCAAACAGCTGCTCGACCCGGTGGCGTTCTTCAGGCTCCATCAATTGGTGAGGTGGTTTACCCATAATCTCGTCAGGCTTAAACCCAAGTAGATCCGAGACCCGAGGGCTGCTGTAACTGAAATTGCCATCCTTATCCAGTTCCCACACCCAATCGGTTATATTATCCAGCAAATTACGGTATCGATTTTCACTTTCACGTAAAAGTTTTTCAGTCCGCTTACGCTCTGTCAACTCTTGGGTTAACCCTTCACGAGAGCGGGTAATCTCCAGTGAAAAGCGGTTTAAAAGATGGTTTAACGCAAAAAGTTGATCCCCTCTTTTGGGAACCTCCAGTTGAACCCCAAGGTTTTGTTCTGAAAAACGATTAATTTGGTAGGAGAGTCGTTTTAACTTACCAGACAACCAAAAGAGGATCAGCACAAAGGTGGCAATAAAGACCAGGGTCGAGATCATTTTCTCTGTCCGGCCTGTTTTTAAAATTTGTTGGTGAAGATCATCCACCGCAGAGCGTGGAATAAGGGCTGCCACCTGAAAGGTCATTTCTGATGAAAAGGCGTAATTAAAGAAATCCTGCCCAACAAAGAGGTAGGTTTGTGCCAGCTGGGCCATGGCGGTACCCACCGGTACCGTGTGGGGGTCACTGCTGGCAATGACATGCTCTTCTTGCTCATCAATAAAAACCTGAATACCTTCCAGATCGAACTGACGGGTAAAATCGATAAGAAAACGATCATCCAGTGGCAGAATTAACGCCAGCACTCCCATGGTTTCGCCAATGGCATCTCGCACAGGCTCTGCAGCAATAAAGAGCGGTACCCCGTTGGATTGAGTAATGCTAGATGGTCCCCCCTCACTCAAATAGTCCAGCAGTTCGGGGGTCAGGTAGTTTTTATCTAAATCGCGCCGACCGTTGGTGAACAGCTCCTGCATGTGATAATCCTCATCCAGGAGCAAAAAGCTGGCACTGCGGGTAAAATCCCGAATCATGGCAGAGGATGGTAGCCAGGAGGGGAGTCGTTCATGGATTTTAAGTTGGTGCTGTTCTCCCCAGCCCCAATCATGGCGAATACGTAGATAGTTAACCAGTTGAGCATGTTGCACAAAGAGCTGAGTCGTTTTTTTCTGCTGACGTAAATAGCCTTTTAACTGGGTTAGGCTACGGCTGAAACGGCGTTCAAGGGTATCTTCCAACTGTTGTGTAAAAAGCTTGCTGGCCCAGCGGTTTTGCATATGGTCGAGTACGTTCCATGAGAGAATACCAACCATGACCAGCAGAACCAGCACCTTAAGGGTGAGGGGAACCCGCTGTTGCCAAAAACGAATGATAGAGAGCTTGTGGTGTGCTCTCATTTGGGGGTTCCAATCAGCTCTTCACCACGAAAATTCCAACCAGCCTTTCGGAGTCTGTTAGAAGAGATCAGGTGAAATTTTTTAGGTAGTGTAGAGAGATTATCATTCAAATAAGTGATCAAGGCTTTTGCATGGGGGTTCTGGCCTGCTTCAGGGGTCCAAATGGCGATACTGTGGGTGCGATAAAAGGGGTAGCGCCCCTCAATTAATGCTTGATCATCATTGGGATGAAGACCATCAACCTTGAGAACCTTAACCGGATTTTTTGGCCCGCCAAATTGAATAACATCCCAAAGTACCTCATACCCGACGGCATTGGGATAACGGCCTACTTTTTGGATCATTTCAGGAATACTCCCCGCTTCATCAAGCCGAGGGGAGAAGAGATTTTCATCGGCCAAAATACGCCGCCAGTGGCCAGGGCGAATGGTACAATGTAGGCGCCCAACAGGCCATACAGCATGATTGTTTAGGTGCCCGCTCTGATAGCCTTTTATCTGCCCCCAGTCGGAAATATGACCTTGAAAAATATCCCTAACCTGTTTTTGTGTGAGATTTTCAATGGGGTTTTTGACAGAGGCCACAATGGCCAAGGATGAGATGGAGAGCGTGTGAAAGGTTAAGCCGGGAAGACGGTCTGTTTTTGCGGGCGGACAGCAAAAACCAGCAAGATCTACGCGTTTACGGTTGAGTAAGCCTTGAGACACGCCACATGTGCCCTCCTTAAGTACAATTTCAATACCTTGCTGTTTGGCAAACCGAGCCACAATAGGGGTAAGCGCCGCATAGAGGTGCTGATCCAGTGTCAGAGCTAAGTCAGCACCTTTGGCCCACTGTCCGTAGCGGATGGGCTGTTTTTGCCATTTCTCTGATTTTTTAACTCGGTAATCTGGATCAGAAAAGGAGTCACCCACAATACCGTGACCGTCCGCCCGGTATTCGCCCGGCTTACAGAAAGCTGCGTTGGTGGTTTGTTCTGGTCCCTTTTCAGCCCAAAGTGGTGCGGTGTATCCCATCCAGGTGCAGAGTGACAGTAAAAACACCATAGGCATGGCTGAAATGGGGTAGGGCATTATTAAGCCTCCAATAAGATATCAAAGTAGGCAGTTTAACAAATACCCCCCATTAGGCACCAGGGGGTGTAATGGGTTGAGTCTGGGCGCATGTGTGTTGCAGCGTCTGGGAGAAGGGAGGCTGTATGATGACGGAGCTTTAGGAGATCCGTATATAAAACCCATCCTTTTTGGGGCCATAGCTCCGTTGAGAGAGTGCGTTGTGTGCATGATGAGGAGATTCGTACGACCCCGACCGGCTCCACTCATGCTCTTTCTAGTGTTGTGGTGAATGAATATCTAAGGCCTTGCCAGAGCTCCCTTGTTGGATGCATCGCTTGTACCCGTACACATCCCTTGCTTGATAAACGGTTTGTATCTCAGGTAAAGATCGACATCTCTTGATATGATGGAAAATTTCTGTCAGGTGTTTTATGCGTTGGCATTCAGGCTTATTGTAGTGAGAGTATCTGAACTCTGTTTGGAAAGCGTGTAGATACTTCAGGCAATAATTGGGTTGGGTAAAACAGCTGAACAGAAAAAAAACACAGACGACTACAGCCTGGGATGTTGTTGTTTAGGCGTAACTGGTTGCCTTACAGCCGTTATTTGGTAAAAGTACCGACCAGCGGGGCAAATAAGCAGAACAACAACGTTTATGATCATCTTCGTCGTATGTTTGCAGACCATTATTTTTTAAAGAGGTAGAGTGGGCTTTGACCTACTTATTTTATTCCTAACCCAAATAAACGAGATTGAGATGAAAACATTGGATACACCTACCCCAGAACAGATAAAACAGGCCAGAAAGTCTGCCGGATTAACCCAGGAAGGTGCGGCGGTATTAATTCACCGTAAAGGGCGGGCGTGGCGTAAATGGGAAGGGCAAAATCACAGTATGGATCTGGCCATATGGGAGCTGTTTTTAATTAAGAGTAACCAACTACATTTGGCCACCTATACCAACACTATGCCAACCTAATTCTTATTTGATGATTGTCTGGGCGATGTTCACCATGCATAGCTAAGCTCAGCAACTAGTCGGTAAGTGGTGTGCTGTGTTAATAGGTAGAATAAAGAGCCATCCTGGCTGTGTGGTTGAGGTCTTTTTAGCTGGAAAAACTTAGGGGTGCAGAGTTATCGACAGTCATATGCTGGATGAGGTGTAGGATAAAGAATAGCCCTATCATAGGCGAGAAGCCTCACTTAAAACAGGGCATATGTCGACTAGTAGACTGAAAGTGCCATGGTTAGGTGGAATAATTCAGGTGGACATTAAAGCATCGGCTGAATCTCTTCAGTCAACCATTGGGTAGGCTTGTTCCTGTTATAAATGAATGAGGGATAAGGTCACGGCTACGGATTTAGAAAATTTGTCAAAAATATTACTGAAACTTAAGAGAACGCCCCTACATCACACATCCTTTTTACAGGTAGATCCCCAGTTGGGTGCGCAAAAAGAGAGTGCGCCAGCACACTAAAGCATGCTCTATAGGGCATCGGTTTGGCCTTTTGCTCTTCATCTTATTGGGTAAGTGTTTTGTAAGCTGTATAGTGCCTAGAGAAATCAGCGGTTGTGCCAATTCCAAGCTGTTTGCATGATATTCTCTAACTGAGAATGTTGAGGCCAGTTGGGTAGAAAAGAGGGGGAATGATCCAAGGCTGCAACCAATATGGCCGGATCACCTGTGCGACGAGGAGCGTAGCGAACAGGCAAAGATTTGCCAGAGGTCTGTTCTGCAGCTGAAATGATTTCCTGTACAGAGTAACCCTGTCCGGTGCCTAAATTGGTACATATGTTACCTGGGTGGGTCAGTAGGCTTTGCAAGGCTGCGACGTGGGCAGTGGCTAAATCCGTGACATGAATATAATCCCGAATGGCTGTGCCATCCGCGGTTGGATAGTCCTCCCCAAAAACTTCAAGATAGGGGTGTTTACCTAGTATGGTTTGAAATGCCAAGGGTATTAAATGGCTTTCTGGCTGGTGGTTTTCACCCAACACCCCATCTTTATCCGCACCTGCGGCATTGAAATACCGTAAAATGCCATACTTCCACTCTTTGGCTTGATGGAGATCTCTTAAAGCTTGTTCTATAATAAGTTTGCTCCACCCATAGGGGCTAATGGGCATCTGCTGATGAGTGGTGGGAATGGGGATTTGAGTAGGGATGCCATAGGTTGCACAAGAGCTTGAGAAAATAATGGTACGGCAAGCGAACTGCTCCATCACCTGCAAAAGTGAAAGTGTGTTGGCGACATTGTTGTCATAATATTTAAGAGGGTCGAATATGGATGCCCCCACATGGGAATAGGCTGCAAAGTGCATAACCGCCAGGGGTTTATAGTCGGAAAAAACCTTCTTAATGAGCGAAGTATCTCCCATATTTCCTTTAATAAGGGGTCCCCACATGACCGCCTCTGGATGACCGGTCTCCAGTGTATCTATGGTGATGGGAGTAAAGCCTTGTGCATGTAATTCTTTGCATGTATGGCTGCCGATATATCCTGCGCCGCCCGTGACTAAAATATGTTGTGCCATTCATTCCTCAGGGCATAAACTTTAAAAATATTACCTTTTTGCGGTTACCCGCCGATCCTAGCACTCAATCAGCAAGGGTGCAAAGGAACCCATGTAAAGCGCAACAAATGGCTGATAGACTAAAAAATGGATAGGCCATTCAGTCGGTTCACGGTATTATAATGCCCCTCTAGGTCATGTATTGCAGATTAAGCATTCATCCCCATTCATCATGAACAGCTTTTTAGCCAGACCTATTAATACGATGAATTCAGGACTGATATTTTTCCATGAACGCTAATGACGCTTCACCAGAATATACCAACTTTATAGAAATATTATGCCAGCGAGCCGAGAAAACCCCGGATCAGGTAGCCTATCTGTTTTTAGGTGATGGTGAGAATGTTACCCACCGCTTAAACTATGCAGAGATTGACCAGCAGGCCCGTGCTATTGCCCGTTTGTTGTTGGCCCAGGGATCTCCGGGTGATCGGGTACTTTTGGCTTATGGCTTTGGTTTAGATTTTATCCCCGCCTTTTTTGGTTCGCTCTATGCTGGAATGATCGCTGTACCTCTACCCGAACCCCGCGCTACCTTAGAGCGGTGGCTTGGTATCCAGCAAGCCTGTCAGGCCTCTTTGGCGTTGGGTAGTGGCAGCTTTATTAAACAGTTACGTGAAAAATATCCGGCAGACAGCCCTCTACGGCAGCTCACTTGGTTGGCTACGGATCAACCGTTGGAAGAGGGGATAGGGCTTGATCCCTCTAAGGATATTGATGGCAATTCCCCGGCCTTTTTGCAATATACCTCAGGCTCTACAGGTGCGCCCAAAGGGGTGGTGGTTAGTCATGATAATATGATCGATAATGCCCGTACTATGCAGGCGGCTTTTAATGATATTGATGAGGAAAAAGGGTTCTCCTGGTTACCTTTTTATCACGATATGGGCCTGACGGGGGGGATGTTGCAGCCCATGTTTTTGGGGGTGCCCATGATGTTTATGTCGCCCCTTCATTTTTTACAGCGACCCAGGCGCTGGTTGCAGGCAATTTCTCGCTATCGCATTACCTCCTGCGGGGCACCGGATTTTGCTTATAAACTCTGTACCCAAAAAATTCGCCCTGAACAGATGGAATCATGGGATCTAAGCTGTTGGCAGCAAGCCATGGTGGGGGCAGAGCCGGTGCAGGCGGAGACCTTAGCACAATTTTCGGACCATTTTGGACCGTGTGGTTTTAATGAAAATGCTTTTTTCCCTGGCTTTGGTATGGCTGAAGCGACCCTGTTTATGGCGGGGCGGGATAAACAGTACCCGGTGACCACCTGCCGGGTAGATGCGCAAGCCTTAACCCGGCATGAGGTGGTGCCGTTGGCGGCCGATACATCTGATCAAACCTACCGGTTTGTGAGTAACGGTATTACCTATGGTTCTCACCGTTTATTAATTGTGGATCCAAAGACCCACACATTGTGTACTCCAGATCAAGTGGGTGAACTTTGGTTTCAGGGCGGGAACAAAGCGCTGGGCTATTGGAATGATCCCCTACAGACTGAAAAAACTTTCCAAGCTTATCTGGCGGATGGAACGGGTCCTTTTTTACGAACCGGTGATTTAGGCTTTCGTGTGGATGGCGAGCTCTATATTACTGGGCGTTTAAAGGATGTCATTATTATCCGAGGTTGCAACTACTACCCACAGGATCTTGAGTTGGCTGTTGAACAGTCTGACCCTGCCTTGCGTCCGGCGGGTGGTGTCGCTTTTTCTGTCACTACAGAGGGGGCTGAGCAACTGGTTATTTTACAAGAAATTGAACGTACCGCTCTGCGCAAAGCTGACCCCAAAGTATTGATGCGGACGATTCAATCGGCCCTATCTACGACCTTTGGACTGAGTGCCGCCCATATTGTCTTACTCAAACCCGGTAGTGTGCTGCGTACATCCAGTGGCAAAGTGCGTCGCCGGGACTGTCGAGAGGCTTTTTTAGCGGGTGATATGGTCTCCCTATGAGTGATCCAAACGCCTGCCCAGCGTATGAACCTATTGCGATCATTGGGATGGCCGGCCGGCTACCCCAGGCAGATACCCTTACGCAGTTTTGGCAGAATCTACATGCTCAAACATCACCGTTTGAGCAGATACCTAAAGTACGTTGGCGTTGGCAGGATTTTGTTGGTGAGCCTGAGGAGGAGGCGGAGTCTACCCGTGTTAAACATGGGGGATTTATGACCGATGTGGACCGGTTTGATGCTGCTCTGTTTGGGGTCTCCCCCAAGGAGGCTGCCTATATGGATCCTCAACAGCGGCTTTTTTTGCAAACCGCATGGGCGGCTTTTGAGGATGCAGGGTATCATCTGGATAATCTTGGTGGACGTCAGGTTGCCGTTTTTGCAGGGGTAAGTACCCAAGATTACCGTGAACTGCTGGCCCAAAGTGGGGTGGAAAAAAATGCTTTTTTGGCCACGGGTATGGCGGGCGCCATGTTGGCCAACCGGG
The nucleotide sequence above comes from Magnetococcus sp. PR-3. Encoded proteins:
- the galE gene encoding UDP-glucose 4-epimerase GalE, translating into MAQHILVTGGAGYIGSHTCKELHAQGFTPITIDTLETGHPEAVMWGPLIKGNMGDTSLIKKVFSDYKPLAVMHFAAYSHVGASIFDPLKYYDNNVANTLSLLQVMEQFACRTIIFSSSCATYGIPTQIPIPTTHQQMPISPYGWSKLIIEQALRDLHQAKEWKYGILRYFNAAGADKDGVLGENHQPESHLIPLAFQTILGKHPYLEVFGEDYPTADGTAIRDYIHVTDLATAHVAALQSLLTHPGNICTNLGTGQGYSVQEIISAAEQTSGKSLPVRYAPRRTGDPAILVAALDHSPSFLPNWPQHSQLENIMQTAWNWHNR
- a CDS encoding fatty acyl-AMP ligase, which encodes MNANDASPEYTNFIEILCQRAEKTPDQVAYLFLGDGENVTHRLNYAEIDQQARAIARLLLAQGSPGDRVLLAYGFGLDFIPAFFGSLYAGMIAVPLPEPRATLERWLGIQQACQASLALGSGSFIKQLREKYPADSPLRQLTWLATDQPLEEGIGLDPSKDIDGNSPAFLQYTSGSTGAPKGVVVSHDNMIDNARTMQAAFNDIDEEKGFSWLPFYHDMGLTGGMLQPMFLGVPMMFMSPLHFLQRPRRWLQAISRYRITSCGAPDFAYKLCTQKIRPEQMESWDLSCWQQAMVGAEPVQAETLAQFSDHFGPCGFNENAFFPGFGMAEATLFMAGRDKQYPVTTCRVDAQALTRHEVVPLAADTSDQTYRFVSNGITYGSHRLLIVDPKTHTLCTPDQVGELWFQGGNKALGYWNDPLQTEKTFQAYLADGTGPFLRTGDLGFRVDGELYITGRLKDVIIIRGCNYYPQDLELAVEQSDPALRPAGGVAFSVTTEGAEQLVILQEIERTALRKADPKVLMRTIQSALSTTFGLSAAHIVLLKPGSVLRTSSGKVRRRDCREAFLAGDMVSL